From Pseudomonas vanderleydeniana, the proteins below share one genomic window:
- a CDS encoding EAL domain-containing response regulator: protein MRALRILILEDNPFQLMALHQMLNANGVFDVLTAESVESARQSLANRGPIDIAICDLHLEEGDGLELIRHLAENREAQALIILSSLETELREGAAHMARQQGLHVLGCLLKPASAAILGDLLATYQHRFGRQRPGLPLAQVCELLSLHELQAGAGAGAIRQHCEAFFQPKVSCDGRVQGVEALARWQHPEQGMLLPETFIPVLEYAGLSQDLTWHMLEQAVRLSLEVYLGTDRYLPVTVNIPGLMIEQVDFAGRLGELLARFELPARWLTLEVIDGTDCTSDAAQAEGLLRLRMLGCQLSIGDFGVANAGLQRLLELPFSELRIAPRFVSGMALDSRKRSIVAGVLGMAKGMGLRAVITGIETDEEHRLVQELGDVLVQGRFIAAPMSRAELLPWLHTAGLANTLERERQPG, encoded by the coding sequence ATGCGTGCGCTCAGGATCCTGATTCTGGAAGACAATCCCTTTCAACTGATGGCGTTGCACCAGATGCTCAACGCCAACGGCGTCTTCGATGTCCTCACTGCCGAGAGCGTCGAGAGCGCCCGCCAGTCACTGGCCAACCGGGGGCCGATCGACATTGCCATCTGCGACCTGCACCTGGAGGAGGGGGATGGTCTGGAGCTGATCCGCCACCTGGCGGAAAACCGCGAGGCCCAGGCGCTGATCATCCTCAGCAGCCTCGAGACGGAACTGCGCGAAGGCGCCGCGCACATGGCCCGGCAGCAGGGACTGCACGTCCTGGGCTGCCTGCTCAAGCCCGCTTCGGCCGCGATCCTTGGCGACCTGCTGGCGACCTATCAGCACCGTTTCGGTCGCCAGCGTCCGGGGCTGCCATTGGCGCAGGTGTGTGAACTGCTTTCGCTGCACGAACTTCAGGCTGGCGCCGGCGCAGGGGCGATCAGGCAGCATTGCGAGGCCTTCTTCCAGCCCAAGGTGAGCTGCGACGGTCGCGTGCAGGGTGTCGAGGCGCTGGCCCGCTGGCAACATCCGGAGCAGGGCATGCTGCTCCCTGAAACGTTCATCCCGGTACTCGAGTATGCCGGGCTTTCCCAGGACCTCACCTGGCACATGCTCGAGCAGGCCGTGCGCCTTTCGCTGGAGGTGTACCTGGGGACCGACCGCTATTTGCCGGTGACGGTGAACATCCCCGGGCTGATGATCGAGCAGGTGGATTTCGCCGGTCGCCTGGGTGAGCTGCTGGCCCGCTTCGAGCTGCCTGCTCGGTGGCTGACCCTGGAAGTGATCGACGGTACCGACTGCACCAGCGACGCGGCCCAGGCAGAAGGGCTGCTGCGTTTGCGCATGCTCGGTTGCCAGTTGTCGATCGGCGATTTCGGTGTAGCCAATGCCGGGCTGCAGCGGCTGCTCGAATTGCCGTTCTCGGAATTGAGGATCGCCCCGCGTTTCGTCAGCGGCATGGCATTGGACTCTCGCAAGCGTTCGATCGTCGCCGGGGTACTGGGCATGGCCAAGGGCATGGGGTTACGGGCGGTCATCACTGGGATCGAAACCGACGAGGAACATCGGCTGGTCCAGGAGCTGGGCGATGTGCTGGTCCAGGGGCGGTTCATTGCCGCCCCGATGAGCCGCGCCGAACTGTTGCCCTGGCTGCATACGGCTGGGCTCGCCAATACGCTCGAGCGTGAACGGCAACCGGGCTAG
- a CDS encoding CaiB/BaiF CoA transferase family protein: protein MPVADKPLSGLKVIELGTLIAGPFASRICAEFGAQVIKVESPDGGDPLRKWRKLYEGTSLWWFVQARNKKSLTLNLKHPDGLAILRQLLSEADILIENFRPGVLEKLGLGWETLHALNPKLVMVRLSGFGQTGPMKDQPGFGAVGESMGGLRYITGFDDRPPVRTGISIGDSIAALWGVIGALMALRHREVNGGQGQVVDVALYEAIFAMMESMVPEFDVFGFIRERTGNIMPGITPSSIHTTADGRHVQIGANGDAIFKRFMLAIGREDLANDPALASNDGRDSRRDELYGVIDRWANSQPLDAVLAVLAAAEVPASRIYSAEDMFGDPQFLAREMFLQAKLPDGKDFKMPGIVPKLSDTPGSSEWVGPQLGEHNAEVLASLGYDAAQVMRLRESGAI from the coding sequence ATGCCAGTCGCCGACAAACCTCTCTCCGGCCTGAAAGTCATCGAACTCGGAACACTGATCGCCGGGCCTTTCGCCTCGCGGATCTGCGCCGAATTCGGCGCGCAGGTGATCAAGGTCGAATCGCCGGACGGCGGCGATCCCCTGCGCAAGTGGCGCAAGCTGTACGAAGGCACGTCGCTGTGGTGGTTCGTCCAGGCGCGCAACAAGAAATCCCTGACCCTGAACCTGAAGCATCCCGACGGCCTGGCGATCCTCAGGCAGTTGTTGAGCGAAGCCGACATCCTGATCGAGAACTTCCGCCCCGGTGTCCTGGAAAAACTCGGCCTGGGCTGGGAAACCCTGCATGCACTCAACCCCAAGCTGGTGATGGTGCGCCTGTCGGGCTTCGGCCAGACCGGTCCGATGAAGGACCAGCCGGGCTTTGGCGCGGTCGGCGAATCCATGGGCGGCTTGCGCTACATCACCGGCTTCGACGATCGCCCGCCGGTGCGCACCGGCATCTCCATCGGCGACTCGATCGCCGCGCTGTGGGGGGTGATCGGCGCGCTGATGGCCTTGCGTCACCGCGAAGTGAACGGCGGCCAGGGCCAGGTGGTGGATGTCGCCCTGTACGAAGCGATCTTCGCGATGATGGAGAGCATGGTGCCGGAGTTCGACGTGTTCGGGTTCATCCGCGAACGCACCGGCAACATCATGCCGGGCATCACCCCCTCGTCGATCCACACCACCGCCGATGGCCGCCATGTCCAGATCGGCGCCAACGGCGATGCGATCTTCAAGCGCTTCATGCTCGCCATCGGCCGCGAGGACCTGGCGAACGACCCGGCGCTGGCCAGCAACGATGGGCGCGACAGCCGGCGCGATGAGCTCTATGGCGTGATCGACCGCTGGGCCAACTCGCAACCGCTGGACGCGGTACTCGCCGTGCTGGCCGCGGCCGAGGTCCCGGCCAGCCGTATCTACAGCGCCGAGGACATGTTCGGCGATCCGCAATTCCTCGCCCGGGAAATGTTCCTGCAGGCCAAGCTACCGGATGGCAAGGACTTCAAGATGCCCGGCATCGTGCCGAAACTCTCGGATACACCCGGCTCCAGCGAATGGGTCGGGCCGCAGTTGGGCGAGCACAATGCCGAGGTGCTGGCCAGCCTGGGCTACGATGCGGCACAGGTCATGCGACTGCGTGAAAGTGGCGCCATTTGA
- a CDS encoding response regulator transcription factor: MSSSPHTPLRIVLADDHPIFLIGLRAVIERESTLCVVGEASTPGELFERLDNTPCDALVTDFMMPTTDRNDGLRMIEALQRSHPALPIVVVTMLNNAGLLRCILDQGVRGLLSKASLANELPMAIRHVRQGKVFVADSVRQTLALAGEVGTHRLGDREQLSPRELEVTRLLAAGRTVGEIAARLCRSKQTVSAQKISAMRKLGLPNDAALFLYLQEQGLS, encoded by the coding sequence TTGAGTTCGTCGCCACACACGCCATTGAGGATCGTCCTGGCCGATGATCATCCGATTTTCCTGATCGGCTTGCGCGCCGTCATCGAGCGGGAGTCGACGCTGTGCGTCGTAGGCGAAGCGAGCACCCCCGGGGAGCTTTTCGAACGGCTCGACAACACCCCCTGCGATGCCCTCGTCACCGATTTCATGATGCCGACCACGGACCGCAATGACGGCCTGAGGATGATCGAAGCCCTGCAGCGTAGCCACCCGGCGTTGCCAATCGTGGTCGTCACCATGCTCAACAATGCCGGGCTGTTGCGCTGCATCCTCGACCAGGGGGTCAGGGGCCTGCTGAGCAAGGCCAGCCTGGCGAATGAACTGCCGATGGCGATCCGGCATGTCCGCCAGGGCAAGGTGTTCGTGGCCGATTCCGTGCGCCAGACCCTGGCGCTGGCCGGGGAAGTCGGCACGCACCGGCTGGGCGACCGGGAACAGTTGTCGCCACGGGAACTGGAAGTCACCCGCCTGCTGGCGGCCGGACGCACGGTCGGCGAGATCGCCGCGCGACTGTGCCGTAGCAAGCAGACCGTCAGTGCCCAGAAGATCAGTGCAATGCGCAAGCTTGGGCTGCCCAACGATGCCGCGCTGTTTCTGTACCTGCAGGAACAGGGACTGTCCTAG
- a CDS encoding DUF3509 domain-containing protein: MESISLLLSEALSPYAVTLTPSGGHGECVVSVSGIAGTLLVEREVNQAQLTDKRLLTDVVDGLHRDLRIAEGRLEPCVIAALRNAAEHRGASL; the protein is encoded by the coding sequence ATGGAAAGTATCAGCCTGTTGCTCAGTGAGGCGCTGAGCCCGTATGCCGTTACCCTGACTCCCTCTGGCGGGCACGGCGAGTGCGTGGTGAGCGTGAGTGGTATTGCCGGCACGCTGCTGGTGGAACGTGAAGTCAATCAGGCGCAACTGACCGACAAGCGCCTGCTCACGGATGTGGTCGATGGCCTGCATCGTGATCTGCGAATTGCCGAGGGCCGCCTGGAGCCCTGCGTGATTGCCGCCCTGCGTAACGCCGCAGAGCATCGGGGCGCCAGCCTCTAG
- a CDS encoding YaeQ family protein encodes MAQPSTTYKFELNLTDMDRNVYESVKQTIARHPSETEERMAVRLLAYALWYNELLAFGRGLSEVDEPALWEKSLDDRVLHWIEVGQPDAERLTWCSRRTERTSLLAYGSLRVWEGKVVPAVKNLKNVNIAAVPQEVLETLAQDMPRVIKWDVMISDGTVFVTDDRGQHEVQLQWLLGERG; translated from the coding sequence ATGGCCCAGCCGTCCACGACCTACAAGTTCGAACTCAACCTCACCGACATGGATCGCAACGTCTACGAGAGCGTCAAGCAGACCATTGCCCGCCATCCTTCGGAGACCGAAGAGCGGATGGCCGTGCGGCTGTTGGCCTACGCCCTCTGGTACAACGAGCTGCTGGCCTTTGGCCGTGGCCTGTCTGAAGTAGACGAACCAGCGTTGTGGGAAAAAAGCCTGGACGACCGTGTACTGCACTGGATCGAAGTCGGCCAGCCGGATGCCGAGCGCCTGACCTGGTGCTCGCGCCGTACCGAACGCACCAGCCTGCTGGCCTACGGTAGCCTGCGGGTCTGGGAAGGCAAGGTGGTGCCGGCAGTGAAGAACCTGAAGAACGTCAATATCGCCGCCGTTCCGCAAGAGGTGCTGGAAACCCTCGCCCAGGACATGCCACGGGTGATCAAGTGGGACGTGATGATCAGCGACGGCACCGTCTTCGTCACCGACGACCGTGGCCAGCACGAAGTCCAGCTCCAGTGGCTGCTGGGCGAGCGCGGCTGA
- the recJ gene encoding single-stranded-DNA-specific exonuclease RecJ, whose amino-acid sequence MRIEPRPLPATLPFLGDLPPLLTRLYAARGVESQAELDKSLARLIPFQQLKGIEAAVDLLVVALEQRQRILIVGDFDADGATASTVGVLGLRLLGAAHVDYLVPNRFDYGYGLTPEIVAVALQRQPQLLITVDNGISSIDGVQAAKAAGLNVLVTDHHLPGSELPAADAIVNPNQPGCEFPSKALAGVGVIFYVLMALRARLRSLGWYDSRPQPNIGELLDLVALGSVADVVPLDANNRILVHQGLERIRAGRARPGLKAILQVAKREQARLTSTDLGFILGPRLNAAGRLDDMSLGIECLLCEDPVLALEMATQLDEMNKDRKSIEQGMQREALAQLKELPLDSMPFGLCLFDPDWHQGVIGILASRMKERYHRPTIAFADAGDGMLKGSGRSVAGFHIRDALSVVAAQHPDLMSKYGGHAMAAGLTLPQENFPLFAEAFDAEVRRQLSEDDLTGRLQTDGTLALEEFNLELARALRNAGPWGQHFPEPLFHGVFQLVEKRIVGERHLKVVLKSECGSLKLDGIAFSIDPEVWANARVDWVELAYKLDLNEFRGKESVQLMIAHIEPR is encoded by the coding sequence ATGCGTATCGAGCCCCGCCCACTGCCCGCCACCCTGCCGTTCCTCGGTGACCTGCCGCCCCTGCTGACCCGCCTCTACGCGGCGCGGGGCGTCGAGTCCCAGGCCGAACTGGACAAGAGCCTGGCCCGGCTGATTCCCTTCCAGCAGCTCAAGGGGATCGAGGCGGCGGTCGACCTGCTGGTGGTGGCTCTGGAGCAACGCCAGCGGATCCTGATCGTCGGCGACTTCGATGCCGATGGCGCCACCGCCAGTACGGTCGGGGTGCTTGGGCTGCGCCTGCTGGGCGCGGCTCATGTCGACTACCTGGTGCCGAACCGCTTCGACTATGGCTATGGCCTGACCCCGGAAATCGTCGCCGTGGCCCTGCAGCGCCAGCCGCAGTTGCTGATCACCGTCGACAACGGCATCTCCAGTATCGATGGCGTGCAGGCGGCCAAGGCGGCGGGGCTGAACGTACTGGTCACCGACCACCACTTGCCGGGCAGCGAGCTGCCGGCGGCCGATGCCATCGTCAACCCGAACCAACCCGGCTGCGAGTTTCCGAGCAAGGCGCTGGCCGGGGTCGGGGTGATTTTCTACGTCTTGATGGCCTTGCGCGCGCGCCTGCGCAGCCTGGGCTGGTATGACAGCCGGCCGCAGCCGAACATCGGCGAACTGCTGGACCTGGTAGCCCTGGGCAGCGTCGCCGACGTGGTGCCACTGGACGCCAACAACCGGATCCTGGTGCACCAGGGCCTGGAGCGGATTCGTGCCGGTCGGGCCCGGCCGGGACTCAAGGCGATCCTGCAGGTGGCCAAGCGCGAGCAGGCCCGGCTGACCTCCACCGACCTGGGGTTCATTCTCGGCCCGCGGCTGAATGCGGCCGGACGCCTGGACGACATGAGCCTGGGCATCGAGTGCCTGCTGTGCGAAGACCCGGTGCTGGCCCTGGAAATGGCCACCCAGCTGGACGAGATGAACAAGGACCGCAAGTCCATCGAGCAGGGCATGCAGCGCGAGGCCCTGGCCCAGCTCAAGGAGTTGCCGCTGGACTCGATGCCCTTCGGCCTGTGCCTGTTCGACCCGGACTGGCACCAGGGCGTGATCGGCATTCTCGCCTCGCGGATGAAGGAGCGTTACCACCGCCCGACCATCGCCTTCGCCGACGCCGGTGATGGCATGCTCAAGGGCTCCGGCCGTTCGGTGGCCGGCTTTCACATTCGCGATGCGCTGAGCGTGGTGGCGGCGCAGCATCCGGACCTGATGAGCAAGTACGGGGGGCATGCCATGGCCGCCGGCCTGACCCTGCCCCAGGAGAACTTCCCGCTGTTCGCCGAGGCCTTCGATGCCGAGGTGCGCCGCCAGCTCAGCGAGGATGACCTGACCGGCCGCCTTCAGACGGATGGCACGCTGGCGCTGGAGGAATTCAACCTGGAGCTGGCCCGGGCACTACGCAATGCCGGCCCATGGGGCCAGCACTTCCCCGAGCCGTTGTTCCACGGCGTGTTCCAACTGGTGGAAAAACGCATCGTCGGCGAGCGGCACCTGAAGGTAGTGCTGAAAAGCGAATGCGGTTCGCTGAAGCTCGACGGCATCGCTTTCAGCATCGATCCCGAAGTCTGGGCCAATGCCCGTGTCGACTGGGTCGAGCTGGCCTACAAGCTCGATCTCAACGAGTTCCGCGGCAAGGAAAGCGTGCAACTGATGATCGCGCACATCGAGCCGCGCTGA
- a CDS encoding ATP-binding protein: MAAQDLPFNLPASFVELPRLPLSADERRWLGKDRRLRVGISVADYEPVDITSDRNRYQGISADYVGLIRDRLGVQVEVLGFVERDQAVEALLNGHIDVLTSANGFERGFAELAFSSEYMPDRSVVVSRSETPDPDDLRGRKVLLLEGYADAAVVHATYPQSRIILAPTLYSALEALLQGEVDAFIGNEVIVRAYKTIRPYMGLQIRGQSALPPVGFAFATRQSEPVLGGLIQRALDSLDEAVRREILARWTTGFGSDITQPRVNLTAAERAWIDNHPRVTVAAQQYPPYIYKDFHNRWVGLNADLLARISRMTGLQFVFDESFSTAQTLAMLKEGRALMNGSLAESPERKAFLNFTYAFGGSSWVFVVPSDAPPLGSFRQLAGRVLALPEEHALQAMIRREYPEVVLRGVRTQEEARWLVENGAAAATIQSDALAYLHPPGRLKVGRSVEGLWSADSFSVVKTSPELLGILNKSLEAFPVAELRALRIKWLGAVPVAPPPSVWKRVPRWVYGLGTALLVLGVVSLTWNRRLNVQIRQRRQAERELSDQLAFQRALLDGIPDPIFVRDLQGRLISCNRSYEQRLSTTLEQVRGRRVTEEGLLLPRVAQELHDDFLLLLEQQRPLFRDRQLEFAEGSIDVYLWMVPFHSAGAQLQGLLGGWIDITERKQLEAQLTEARRQAERASQAKSAFLATMSHEIRTPMGAIIGLLEVEREQALARGQVFPQGLQVAYQSARELTALIGDSLDLAKIEAGGMRLVLQPTDLRAFLEAVVQLFDALAREKGIVLGLDIDPLLAGLYRLDPLRLRQVLHNLIGNALKFTTRGFVRVRVLCLAQALDSDHLCLDIEDSGKGIGPEQQAILFAPFVQARDEADGEHQGTGLGLSICKQLVQLMEGSIELESQPGQGTRVRIELVLRREGQPSPTTALERARFQLPSLDVLIVDDLSANRLVLQQQLGFLGQRVEACQTAQAALQVWQGRRFDLVISDCNMPGMNGYQLARALRQIEAAEQRAACLIVGCTANAMSDERQRCQEAGMNDLLVKPVLLDDLARLLGQVAPAERSFNLQTLVDMTQADAGVLQHMLLELWKNLRDEYCELEARSGQDDWDGMAACVHRLKGIACLVDALALAQACANMDDCVRRRQVEHLSANGQALKGVIERMLAEIEPNLQEKPAL, encoded by the coding sequence ATGGCCGCCCAGGACCTGCCCTTCAATCTGCCCGCGTCGTTCGTCGAGCTGCCCCGGCTGCCCCTCAGCGCAGACGAGCGGCGTTGGTTGGGAAAGGACCGCCGGCTCCGGGTGGGCATCTCGGTCGCCGACTACGAGCCCGTTGATATCACCAGCGACCGCAATCGCTATCAGGGGATCAGTGCCGATTACGTGGGCCTGATCCGCGATCGGCTCGGGGTGCAGGTGGAAGTGCTGGGGTTCGTCGAGCGGGACCAGGCCGTGGAGGCGCTGCTCAATGGGCATATCGACGTGCTGACCAGTGCCAACGGCTTCGAGCGGGGTTTTGCCGAGCTGGCCTTCTCCAGCGAATACATGCCTGACCGTTCGGTCGTCGTCAGCCGCAGCGAGACCCCGGATCCTGACGACCTGCGCGGGCGCAAGGTGCTCCTGCTGGAAGGCTACGCCGATGCCGCGGTGGTACATGCCACCTATCCCCAGAGCAGGATCATCCTTGCACCGACCCTCTACAGCGCGCTGGAAGCGCTGCTGCAGGGCGAGGTCGATGCCTTCATCGGCAACGAGGTCATTGTCAGGGCCTACAAGACCATACGGCCCTACATGGGGCTGCAGATCCGCGGGCAGAGTGCCTTGCCGCCGGTTGGTTTCGCCTTCGCCACGCGCCAGTCGGAGCCGGTCCTCGGCGGCCTGATCCAGCGCGCGCTGGACAGCCTCGACGAAGCCGTGCGCCGGGAGATCCTGGCCCGCTGGACCACCGGTTTCGGCTCGGACATCACCCAGCCGCGAGTCAACCTGACAGCGGCGGAGCGGGCCTGGATCGACAACCATCCGCGGGTGACGGTAGCCGCCCAGCAGTACCCGCCATACATCTACAAGGATTTCCATAACCGCTGGGTCGGCCTCAATGCCGATTTGCTGGCACGGATTTCCCGCATGACCGGGTTGCAGTTCGTCTTCGACGAGAGTTTTTCCACGGCGCAGACCCTGGCGATGCTCAAGGAGGGGCGGGCGTTGATGAACGGTTCGCTGGCAGAGAGCCCTGAGCGCAAGGCTTTCCTGAATTTCACCTACGCCTTTGGCGGCAGTTCCTGGGTCTTTGTCGTGCCGAGCGATGCCCCGCCGCTAGGTTCGTTCCGGCAACTGGCCGGCCGGGTACTGGCGCTGCCCGAGGAGCATGCGTTGCAGGCCATGATTCGCCGGGAATACCCGGAGGTCGTGTTGCGTGGCGTCAGGACCCAGGAGGAGGCCCGGTGGCTGGTTGAGAACGGCGCGGCGGCGGCAACCATCCAGAGCGATGCCCTGGCCTATCTGCATCCCCCGGGCCGATTGAAGGTCGGGCGCAGTGTGGAAGGGCTGTGGTCGGCGGACAGCTTCTCGGTGGTCAAGACCTCCCCGGAACTGCTCGGCATCCTCAACAAGTCGCTGGAGGCCTTTCCCGTTGCGGAGCTGCGGGCGTTGCGCATCAAGTGGCTGGGGGCCGTTCCGGTCGCACCGCCTCCATCGGTCTGGAAACGGGTACCGCGCTGGGTCTATGGGCTGGGCACGGCCCTGTTGGTGCTGGGCGTCGTCTCGCTGACCTGGAACCGTCGGCTGAATGTGCAGATCCGCCAGCGGCGCCAGGCCGAACGCGAACTCAGCGACCAGTTGGCGTTCCAGCGTGCGTTGCTCGACGGCATTCCCGACCCGATCTTCGTGCGCGACCTGCAGGGACGGCTGATCAGTTGCAATCGCAGTTATGAGCAACGCCTGTCGACGACACTGGAGCAGGTCCGCGGGCGGCGGGTTACCGAGGAGGGGTTGTTGCTGCCCAGGGTTGCCCAGGAGCTGCACGACGACTTCCTGCTGTTGCTGGAGCAGCAGCGACCGCTGTTCAGGGACCGCCAGCTGGAATTTGCCGAGGGCAGCATCGATGTCTACCTGTGGATGGTGCCGTTCCATTCGGCGGGTGCACAGTTGCAGGGGCTGCTGGGGGGCTGGATCGATATCACCGAACGCAAGCAGCTCGAGGCACAGCTGACCGAGGCCCGCCGGCAGGCCGAGCGGGCCAGCCAGGCCAAGAGTGCGTTCCTGGCCACCATGAGTCACGAGATACGCACGCCCATGGGCGCGATCATCGGCCTGCTTGAGGTCGAGCGCGAGCAGGCGCTGGCCCGTGGCCAGGTGTTCCCGCAGGGGTTGCAGGTGGCCTATCAGTCGGCCCGGGAACTGACCGCCCTGATCGGTGACAGCCTGGACCTGGCGAAGATCGAGGCTGGCGGCATGCGCCTGGTGTTGCAGCCGACCGACCTGAGGGCCTTCCTCGAAGCGGTCGTGCAACTGTTCGACGCCCTGGCCCGGGAGAAGGGCATCGTCCTCGGCCTGGATATCGATCCGTTGCTCGCGGGCCTGTATCGGCTTGATCCACTGCGCCTGCGGCAGGTCCTGCATAACCTGATCGGCAATGCCTTGAAGTTCACCACCCGGGGTTTTGTCCGTGTTCGGGTCCTGTGCCTTGCGCAAGCGCTGGACAGCGACCATCTGTGCCTCGATATCGAGGACTCCGGCAAGGGCATTGGTCCCGAGCAGCAGGCAATCCTGTTCGCGCCCTTCGTGCAGGCCCGTGACGAGGCCGATGGGGAACATCAAGGCACCGGCCTGGGCCTGAGCATCTGCAAGCAACTGGTGCAGTTGATGGAGGGTTCCATCGAGCTCGAAAGCCAGCCAGGCCAAGGCACCCGGGTGCGCATCGAACTGGTGCTCAGGCGCGAGGGGCAACCGTCGCCAACGACGGCGCTGGAGCGTGCCAGGTTTCAATTGCCGAGCCTGGACGTGCTGATCGTCGATGACCTGTCCGCCAACCGCCTGGTGCTGCAGCAGCAGCTCGGCTTCCTCGGCCAGCGCGTGGAGGCTTGCCAGACGGCGCAGGCGGCCCTGCAAGTTTGGCAAGGCCGGCGTTTCGACCTGGTCATCAGTGATTGCAACATGCCCGGCATGAATGGCTACCAATTGGCCCGGGCGTTGCGCCAGATCGAGGCTGCGGAGCAACGGGCCGCCTGCCTGATCGTCGGTTGCACGGCCAATGCCATGAGCGATGAGCGCCAACGTTGCCAGGAGGCCGGGATGAACGACCTGCTGGTCAAGCCGGTGCTGCTCGACGACCTGGCTCGTCTGCTGGGGCAGGTCGCCCCTGCGGAGCGCTCTTTCAATCTCCAGACGCTCGTCGACATGACCCAGGCCGATGCCGGTGTGCTGCAGCACATGTTGCTGGAACTGTGGAAGAACCTGCGGGATGAGTATTGCGAGCTGGAGGCCAGGAGTGGCCAGGATGACTGGGACGGCATGGCCGCCTGTGTCCATCGCCTCAAGGGGATTGCCTGTCTGGTCGATGCCCTGGCCCTGGCGCAGGCCTGTGCGAACATGGACGACTGCGTGCGTCGGCGGCAGGTCGAGCACCTGTCCGCCAACGGGCAGGCGCTCAAGGGGGTGATCGAACGGATGCTCGCCGAGATCGAGCCGAACCTGCAGGAAAAACCGGCACTTTAG
- a CDS encoding TIGR02285 family protein — MTPSALSRRLVPALLAVLIGALSPVVQARETLIWLLRDLPPLSIFDGPQQGQGAVDRMLPLLMERLPEYDHTILRVNRARGMQMLTSSSFTCDPALLWTAARAQKMLFSIRSMGTTSNGLLIRQKDRPLVEPFLSDGEVDLAALLNSNSLQLGIIAERSYGHPIDDVLSHASEQQLVRHYGNDALGSLLQMQRMGRLKALLGYGVEIRYQARQQQIDDRELAFYPIKGTASYQFIRVACSDTPQGHAAIPHINEILRELRQEQLVELYARWLAPADREKYREDAKGFFPDPAQ; from the coding sequence ATGACTCCCAGTGCCCTGTCGCGACGCCTCGTCCCCGCACTGCTGGCTGTGCTGATCGGCGCCCTGTCACCTGTGGTGCAGGCCAGGGAAACCCTGATCTGGTTGTTGCGGGACCTGCCCCCGCTGAGCATTTTCGACGGGCCGCAACAGGGCCAGGGGGCGGTCGACCGGATGTTGCCGCTGCTGATGGAGCGGCTACCGGAATATGATCACACGATCCTGCGGGTCAATCGCGCCCGGGGCATGCAGATGCTCACCAGCTCCTCGTTCACCTGCGATCCGGCGCTGCTGTGGACTGCGGCCCGGGCACAGAAGATGTTGTTCTCCATTCGCAGCATGGGCACCACCAGCAACGGCCTGCTGATTCGGCAAAAGGATCGGCCATTGGTCGAACCCTTCCTGTCCGACGGCGAGGTCGACCTCGCCGCCCTGCTGAACAGCAACAGCCTGCAACTGGGGATCATCGCCGAGCGCAGCTACGGGCATCCGATCGACGATGTGCTGTCGCATGCCAGCGAGCAGCAGTTGGTGCGCCATTATGGCAACGACGCGCTGGGCAGCCTGTTGCAGATGCAACGCATGGGGCGCCTGAAGGCCCTGCTCGGCTATGGCGTGGAAATCCGCTACCAGGCCCGCCAGCAACAGATCGACGACCGCGAACTGGCCTTCTACCCGATCAAGGGCACGGCCAGCTACCAGTTCATTCGGGTCGCTTGCTCCGACACCCCGCAGGGCCATGCCGCGATACCCCATATCAACGAGATCCTGCGCGAGTTGCGCCAGGAACAGTTGGTCGAGCTCTATGCGCGCTGGCTGGCACCGGCTGACCGGGAAAAGTACCGGGAAGACGCCAAGGGATTCTTCCCAGACCCCGCCCAGTGA